The Miltoncostaea oceani genome includes a region encoding these proteins:
- a CDS encoding alpha/beta hydrolase, translating into MSTQEPPATFEVGRDGTTLRGEEAGEGPAVLLLHGLTATRRYVVHGSRLLERAGYRVVQHDARGHGASSPAPAPDRYDYDELAADAVAVLDALGIERAALIGQSMGSATAVAVALRHPERVRALAIVTPAHRGHPSPDLDRWDARAAGLERGGPEGFLEALGPLTLSERYRDAVRTVILQRLGRHDHPQAVADALRAIPRSAAFDGMEALEGVAVPTVVVGSRDDADPDHPVAVAEEYVRRIPGARYLIEEPGESPLAWRGGALSRALLPLLEETS; encoded by the coding sequence GTGAGCACGCAGGAGCCGCCCGCGACGTTCGAGGTCGGACGCGACGGGACCACGCTGCGCGGGGAGGAGGCGGGCGAGGGCCCGGCGGTCCTCCTGCTGCACGGCCTGACCGCGACGCGGCGCTACGTCGTGCACGGCTCGCGCCTGCTCGAGCGGGCCGGGTACCGCGTCGTCCAGCACGACGCCCGCGGGCACGGCGCCTCGTCACCCGCACCGGCGCCGGATCGCTACGACTACGACGAGCTCGCCGCCGACGCGGTCGCCGTGCTCGACGCCCTCGGCATCGAACGGGCGGCGCTCATCGGGCAGTCGATGGGGTCGGCCACCGCCGTCGCCGTCGCGCTGCGCCACCCGGAGCGGGTGCGTGCCCTCGCCATCGTCACCCCCGCCCACCGCGGCCACCCGAGCCCCGACCTCGACCGCTGGGACGCCCGTGCCGCCGGGCTCGAGCGGGGCGGGCCCGAGGGGTTCCTCGAGGCGCTCGGGCCCCTCACCCTGTCCGAGCGCTACCGCGACGCGGTGCGCACCGTGATCCTCCAGCGCCTCGGGCGCCACGACCACCCGCAGGCGGTCGCCGACGCCCTGCGCGCCATCCCGCGCTCCGCCGCCTTCGACGGCATGGAGGCCCTGGAGGGCGTCGCGGTCCCGACCGTCGTCGTCGGCAGCCGGGACGACGCCGACCCCGACCACCCCGTCGCCGTCGCCGAGGAGTACGTCCGTCGCATCCCGGGCGCCCGGTACCTCATCGAGGAGCCGGGCGAGTCGCCGCTCGCCTGGCGCGGCGGGGCCCTGTCGCGGGCCCTGCTGCCCCTGCTCGAGGAGACCTCCTAG
- the aroA gene encoding 3-phosphoshikimate 1-carboxyvinyltransferase: MAVVRVAPVPLLRGTVEVPPDKSLTHRALMLAALSDRRVRIGRPLDSADTAATLAAVEACGAEATGHLGEEVVITGRGLRGLRPPPAIDCANAGTLMRLFAGVLAGQAAAHVVMDGDESLRTRPMTRIARPLRAMGAQVFTAPGGTPPLVVSGGAALTGITHRLDVASAQVKSCLLLAGLFAEGTTWVHEPSLSRDHTERMLEAAGVALLREGGAVGVTGPVTGLALPDLDVPGDFSSAAPHLVAGALLGDPEVRLAGVNLNPARTGLLAVMRRMGVEIAEESASPVAGEPCGTLVVRRTDGLRATEVAPEEVPSMIDELPLVGVLGAMATGTTVVRGAAELRVKESDRIATVVGALRALGADARELEDGFEVTGSGRLAGGAMESSGDHRLAMLGAVAGLVSEQGVVVGGFDAVAVSYPRFARDLAGLGAVPA, encoded by the coding sequence ATGGCGGTCGTCCGGGTTGCACCTGTCCCCCTGCTCCGCGGCACCGTCGAGGTGCCGCCGGACAAGTCGCTGACCCACCGCGCCCTCATGCTCGCGGCGCTCTCGGACCGCCGCGTGCGGATCGGCCGGCCGCTCGACTCGGCCGACACCGCCGCCACGCTCGCCGCCGTCGAGGCCTGCGGGGCCGAGGCCACCGGCCACCTGGGCGAGGAGGTCGTCATCACCGGCCGCGGCCTGCGCGGCCTGCGCCCGCCGCCCGCGATCGACTGCGCGAACGCCGGCACGCTGATGCGGCTGTTCGCCGGGGTGCTGGCCGGCCAGGCCGCCGCGCACGTGGTCATGGACGGCGACGAGTCCCTCCGCACCCGCCCCATGACGCGCATCGCGCGCCCGCTGCGTGCCATGGGGGCCCAGGTGTTCACCGCCCCCGGCGGCACCCCTCCGCTCGTGGTCAGCGGCGGCGCGGCGCTGACCGGCATCACGCACCGCCTCGACGTGGCGAGCGCCCAGGTCAAGAGCTGCCTGCTGCTCGCGGGCCTGTTCGCGGAGGGGACGACCTGGGTCCACGAGCCGTCGTTGTCGCGCGACCACACCGAGCGGATGCTGGAGGCCGCCGGCGTGGCGCTGCTGCGCGAGGGCGGCGCCGTCGGCGTGACGGGCCCGGTCACGGGTCTCGCGCTGCCCGACCTCGACGTGCCGGGGGACTTCTCGTCGGCCGCGCCGCACCTGGTGGCCGGGGCGTTGCTCGGCGACCCCGAGGTGCGCCTCGCCGGCGTCAACCTGAACCCGGCGCGCACCGGCCTGCTCGCCGTGATGCGGCGCATGGGCGTCGAGATCGCCGAGGAGTCCGCGTCCCCCGTCGCCGGGGAGCCGTGCGGCACCCTCGTCGTGCGCCGCACCGACGGCCTGCGCGCCACCGAGGTGGCGCCGGAGGAGGTGCCGTCGATGATCGACGAGCTGCCCCTCGTCGGCGTGCTGGGCGCGATGGCCACCGGGACGACGGTGGTGCGCGGCGCGGCCGAGCTGCGGGTGAAGGAGAGCGACCGCATCGCCACGGTCGTCGGCGCCCTGCGCGCCCTCGGCGCCGACGCGCGCGAGCTCGAGGACGGGTTCGAGGTGACCGGCTCCGGCCGGCTCGCCGGCGGGGCGATGGAGTCGTCGGGCGACCACCGCCTCGCGATGCTCGGCGCCGTCGCCGGCCTCGTCAGCGAGCAGGGCGTGGTCGTGGGGGGCTTCGACGCCGTCGCGGTCTCGTACCCGCGCTTCGCCCGTGACCTCGCGGGCCTGGGGGCCGTCCCCGCGTGA
- the cmk gene encoding (d)CMP kinase: MIVAIDGPAGAGKSTVARTVARRLGVAYLDTGAMYRAITWLARERAVAPSDAAALAALARDFPIEIEPTDDGDRVRVDGRDVTREIRMPEVAADVSEVSAHPGVRDEVVAAQRALLAEGSWVSDGRDVGSVVCPHADVKVFLTATLEERARRRRADLARRGVEVDEATILEDVRRRDHLDSTRATSPLRVAEGAIVIDSSDLEADDVADLVVQLVRDLGDGSV; this comes from the coding sequence GTGATCGTGGCGATCGACGGGCCCGCCGGCGCGGGCAAGAGCACCGTCGCGCGCACCGTCGCGCGTCGCCTCGGGGTCGCCTACCTCGACACGGGGGCCATGTACCGCGCCATCACGTGGCTGGCGCGCGAGCGCGCCGTCGCCCCGTCCGACGCCGCGGCGCTGGCGGCCCTCGCCCGGGACTTCCCGATCGAGATCGAGCCGACCGACGATGGCGACCGGGTGCGCGTGGACGGCCGCGACGTGACGCGGGAGATCCGGATGCCGGAGGTCGCGGCGGACGTCTCCGAGGTCTCCGCCCACCCCGGGGTGCGCGACGAGGTCGTCGCCGCCCAGCGGGCGCTGCTCGCCGAGGGCTCGTGGGTCTCCGACGGCCGGGACGTCGGCTCCGTCGTCTGCCCGCACGCCGACGTGAAGGTGTTCCTCACCGCGACCCTGGAGGAGCGCGCCCGCCGCCGCCGCGCCGACCTCGCGCGGCGCGGGGTCGAGGTCGACGAGGCGACGATCCTGGAGGACGTCCGCCGGCGCGACCACCTGGACAGCACCCGCGCCACGAGCCCCCTCCGGGTCGCCGAGGGTGCCATCGTGATCGACTCGTCGGACCTCGAGGCCGACGACGTCGCCGACCTCGTGGTGCAGCTCGTGCGCGACCTGGGGGACGGGAGTGTCTAA
- a CDS encoding lysophospholipid acyltransferase family protein gives MSKLDFDEAPVITRGWWIAGHVILVPPIRGPLRLKVRGRENIPPHGAVLVVSNHISQIDPPVLGVAALPRRSHYMAKAELFRIPLLRRIVYRMGAFPVERGGADRRALRVARDVLGRGDVLLMFPEGTRYTDGRLRPGLPGAGSLGLEPGVTVVPAAIWGSHKLFRKVSVVFGPPIDLSDIEGGPRSARSRTAADRMMAAIAALIPVAGGPHTDPPGHVDG, from the coding sequence GTGTCTAAGCTGGACTTCGACGAGGCCCCCGTGATCACCCGTGGATGGTGGATCGCGGGGCACGTGATCCTCGTCCCCCCGATCCGGGGACCGCTGCGCCTGAAGGTCCGCGGCCGGGAGAACATCCCCCCGCACGGCGCCGTGCTCGTCGTCTCGAACCACATCTCCCAGATCGATCCGCCCGTTCTGGGCGTCGCGGCGCTGCCGCGCAGGAGCCACTACATGGCCAAGGCCGAGCTCTTCCGGATCCCCCTGCTGCGGCGGATCGTCTACCGCATGGGCGCGTTCCCCGTGGAGCGGGGCGGCGCCGACCGGCGGGCCCTGCGCGTCGCGCGCGACGTGCTCGGACGGGGCGACGTCCTCCTCATGTTCCCCGAGGGGACGCGGTACACCGACGGGCGCCTGCGCCCCGGTCTGCCGGGGGCGGGGTCGCTCGGCCTGGAGCCGGGGGTCACCGTCGTGCCCGCGGCGATCTGGGGCAGCCACAAGCTCTTCCGGAAGGTGAGCGTGGTCTTCGGGCCGCCGATCGACCTGTCCGACATCGAGGGCGGCCCGCGCAGCGCGCGGTCCCGCACCGCCGCCGACCGGATGATGGCGGCCATCGCCGCGCTCATCCCCGTCGCGGGCGGCCCCCACACCGACCCGCCGGGGCACGTCGATGGGTGA
- the der gene encoding ribosome biogenesis GTPase Der, translating into MGDASERARWRPRRVHQGSTLSGDQPTVAIVGYPNVGKSTLFNRLAGRRDAVVDAVAGVTRDRRQAGAEWNGRAFQLLDTGGIDEADPSSVGKQIAAQALRGVDEADLVLFVVDVQTAPTAGDLEVLDRLRRADRPLMLVANKVDDAAREATAQNLRSLGLGDVHAVSAQHGRGIGDLLDALVEALPEAPLSDVERERVPALCIIGRPNVGKSSILNALLGEDRVVVHDRPGTTRDPIDTLIEVDGRQLVLIDTAGLRRRGQMAEDVEHYSQIRAIQAVERSDVALVVADATEGLTEADLSAVDRAAHAHCATLLVINKWDAAQPDLDHIRGRLRSKSRQRPPIEVCSAETGEGLHRLIPAALRLEERYRSRISTRDLNEALRELAEERPGPRKAQRRLSLRYLVQTGEAPPTFRLDVNDRGLMTRDYGFWLENRLRQRFDLDGVPVDIEVRSRR; encoded by the coding sequence ATGGGTGACGCCTCCGAGCGCGCACGCTGGCGTCCGCGCCGCGTCCACCAGGGCAGCACCCTCTCCGGCGACCAGCCGACGGTGGCGATCGTCGGCTACCCGAACGTCGGCAAGTCGACCCTGTTCAACCGGCTCGCCGGGCGCCGCGACGCCGTCGTCGACGCCGTGGCGGGGGTCACCCGCGACCGGCGCCAGGCGGGCGCCGAGTGGAACGGCCGCGCCTTCCAGCTCCTCGACACCGGCGGCATCGACGAGGCCGACCCGAGCTCGGTCGGCAAGCAGATCGCCGCCCAGGCGCTGCGCGGCGTCGACGAGGCCGACCTCGTGCTGTTCGTCGTCGACGTGCAGACCGCGCCGACGGCGGGCGACCTCGAGGTGCTCGACCGCCTCCGCCGCGCGGACCGCCCGCTGATGCTCGTCGCGAACAAGGTCGACGACGCGGCCCGGGAGGCGACGGCGCAGAACCTCCGCAGCCTCGGGCTCGGCGACGTCCACGCCGTCTCCGCCCAGCACGGCCGCGGCATCGGCGACCTCCTCGACGCCCTCGTCGAGGCGCTCCCCGAGGCGCCGCTCTCCGACGTCGAGCGCGAGCGGGTCCCGGCGCTCTGCATCATCGGGCGCCCCAACGTCGGCAAGAGCTCCATCCTGAACGCGCTGCTCGGAGAGGACCGGGTCGTCGTCCACGACCGTCCCGGCACGACCCGCGACCCGATCGACACGCTGATCGAGGTCGACGGGCGCCAGCTCGTCCTCATCGACACCGCCGGCCTGCGCCGCCGCGGGCAGATGGCGGAGGACGTGGAGCACTACAGCCAGATCCGCGCGATCCAGGCCGTGGAGCGCAGCGACGTCGCCCTGGTGGTCGCCGACGCGACGGAGGGGCTCACCGAGGCCGACCTCTCGGCGGTGGACCGCGCGGCGCACGCCCACTGCGCCACGCTGCTCGTCATCAACAAGTGGGACGCCGCCCAGCCCGACCTCGACCACATCCGCGGGCGGCTGCGCTCCAAGTCGCGCCAGCGCCCGCCGATCGAGGTCTGCTCCGCCGAGACGGGGGAGGGCCTCCACCGCCTCATCCCGGCCGCCCTGCGGCTCGAGGAGCGGTACCGCTCGCGCATCTCGACGCGCGACCTCAACGAGGCGCTCCGCGAGCTCGCCGAGGAGCGCCCCGGCCCGCGCAAGGCCCAGCGCCGCCTGTCGCTGCGCTACCTGGTCCAGACGGGGGAGGCGCCGCCGACGTTCCGCCTCGACGTCAACGACCGCGGCCTCATGACCCGCGACTACGGGTTCTGGCTCGAGAACCGCCTGCGGCAGCGGTTCGACCTGGACGGCGTGCCGGTCGACATCGAGGTCCGCAGCCGCCGCTGA
- a CDS encoding DUF3352 domain-containing protein yields MAVQILERLRRHRPVILMTSAVAGAAIAVSGCGGDAEPSTGAAAGEIASYVPAGSPVYVEATTDFDGPQWTQVDALAKLFPAYPELRAQIEESLRGEDVDFETEVKPLLGERAAIAGLDLPDAGEVQGSITSGQPGAAAAAADDTEFVGVVEIADGQEAALEALLVKEGATAAGERDGARLYTDDDTALAVADGVLIVSDTPEQVALALDAHAAGGDKTLGGTEKFTEALAKLPADVFGQAYIDIGALVQAAGNENPQVAQLGLADYQNAVMAASLAAEPEGARVKGVVMGVPDPGTASFSPTLTDKAPADAIAYLGFSDLSNTVTTTLDQIRASQSEEARSQIDAVGGQLPALLGVTLDDLSALTSGEHAIVVTSGDPDPGAVLALKVEDGARATQTLDALRAGVPQLLRTFSPDTTLPQWQQVPLAAGVQGWRLPLSPEAGVVYGVDGDLALIGTSVPAVTAVQRPTAPLSGSDDYRAAVSGMPDEVTSVMFVNIEQAIAAARKLGALEDAPAEALANLRPLKSLTAWSTGGDTPTFEVFLRVTG; encoded by the coding sequence ATGGCCGTCCAGATCCTGGAGAGACTGCGCCGACACCGGCCCGTCATCCTCATGACGAGTGCCGTCGCCGGCGCCGCCATCGCGGTGAGCGGTTGCGGCGGTGACGCCGAGCCCTCGACGGGCGCGGCCGCCGGCGAGATCGCCTCGTACGTCCCCGCGGGGAGCCCGGTGTACGTCGAGGCCACCACCGACTTCGACGGTCCCCAGTGGACCCAGGTGGACGCCCTCGCGAAGCTGTTCCCCGCCTACCCCGAGCTGCGCGCCCAGATCGAGGAGTCGCTGCGCGGCGAGGACGTGGACTTCGAGACCGAGGTGAAGCCGCTCCTCGGCGAGCGCGCCGCCATCGCCGGCCTCGACCTGCCGGACGCGGGCGAGGTCCAGGGCTCGATCACGTCGGGTCAGCCCGGCGCGGCGGCCGCGGCGGCCGACGACACCGAGTTCGTCGGCGTCGTCGAGATCGCGGACGGCCAGGAGGCGGCGCTCGAGGCGCTGCTGGTGAAGGAGGGCGCGACGGCCGCCGGCGAGCGCGACGGCGCCCGGCTCTACACCGACGACGACACCGCCCTCGCGGTGGCCGACGGCGTCCTCATCGTGTCCGACACCCCCGAGCAGGTCGCGCTCGCCCTCGACGCCCACGCGGCCGGCGGCGACAAGACCCTCGGCGGCACCGAGAAGTTCACCGAGGCGCTCGCCAAGCTCCCGGCCGACGTCTTCGGCCAGGCCTACATCGACATCGGCGCGCTCGTGCAGGCCGCCGGCAACGAGAACCCCCAGGTCGCCCAGCTCGGCCTCGCCGACTACCAGAACGCCGTCATGGCGGCGTCGCTCGCCGCCGAGCCCGAGGGCGCGCGCGTCAAGGGCGTCGTGATGGGCGTGCCGGACCCCGGCACCGCCTCCTTCTCGCCGACCCTCACCGACAAGGCCCCCGCCGACGCGATCGCCTACCTCGGCTTCTCGGACCTGTCGAACACCGTCACGACGACCCTCGACCAGATCCGCGCGTCGCAGAGCGAGGAGGCCCGCAGCCAGATCGACGCGGTCGGCGGCCAGCTGCCCGCCCTGCTCGGCGTCACGCTCGACGACCTCTCCGCCCTCACGAGCGGCGAGCACGCGATCGTCGTGACCTCCGGCGACCCCGACCCCGGCGCGGTGCTCGCGCTGAAGGTCGAGGACGGCGCCCGCGCGACGCAGACCCTCGACGCCCTGCGCGCCGGCGTCCCGCAGCTCCTGCGGACCTTCAGCCCGGACACCACGCTGCCGCAGTGGCAGCAGGTCCCGCTCGCCGCGGGCGTCCAGGGCTGGCGCCTGCCGCTCTCCCCCGAGGCCGGCGTGGTGTACGGCGTGGACGGCGACCTGGCGCTCATCGGCACCAGCGTCCCCGCGGTCACCGCGGTGCAGCGCCCCACGGCGCCGCTCTCGGGCTCCGACGACTACCGCGCGGCCGTCAGCGGGATGCCCGACGAGGTCACCTCGGTGATGTTCGTCAACATCGAGCAGGCGATCGCGGCGGCCCGCAAGCTCGGGGCCCTCGAGGACGCGCCCGCCGAGGCGCTCGCCAACCTCCGGCCGCTCAAGAGCCTCACGGCCTGGAGCACCGGCGGCGACACCCCGACGTTCGAGGTGTTCCTCCGGGTCACCGGCTAG